One part of the Sus scrofa isolate TJ Tabasco breed Duroc chromosome 8, Sscrofa11.1, whole genome shotgun sequence genome encodes these proteins:
- the THAP6 gene encoding THAP domain-containing protein 6: MVKCCSAIGCASRCLPNSKLKGLTFHVFPTDEKVKRKWVLAMKRLDVNAAGMWEPKKGDVLCSRHFKKTDFDRTTPNIKLKPGVIPSIFDSPSHLQGKREKLHCRKNFTLKALPVTNHNHQLVGASSCTEEFQSQFIFEHSYSVMDSPKKLKHKLDHVISELEDTKKSLRHVLDREKRFQKSLRKTIRELKDECLISQETAKRLDAFCWECRQEGIEQDYIS; the protein is encoded by the exons ATGGTGAAATGTTGCTCAGCCATTGGATGTGCTTCTCGCTGTTTACCAAATTCCAAGTTAAAAGGACTGACATTTCACGT ATTCCCCACAGATGAAAAAGTCAAAAGGAAATGGGTATTAGCCATGAAAAGACTGGATGTGAATGCTGCAGGCATGTGGGAGCCTAAAAAAGGAGATGTGTTGTGTTCAAGGCACTTTAAGAAGACAGATTTTGACAGAACCACTCCGAATATTAAACTGAAACCTGGAGTCATACCTTCTATCTTTGATTCCCCATCTCACTTACAG gggaagagagaaaagctCCATTGTAGGAAAAACTTCACCCTCAAAGCACTTCCAGTCACAAACCACAATCACCAGCTTGTTGGTGCTTCCTCATGTACTGAAGAATTCCAGTCCCAGTTCATTTTT GAACATAGCTACAGTGTAATGGACAGTCCAAAGAAACTTAAGCATAAATTAGATCATGTGATCAGCGAGCTAGAGGATACTAAGAAAAGTCTGCGGCATGTTTTAGACCGAGAAAAACGTTTCCAAAAATCACTGAGGAAGACAATCAGGGAATTAAAGGATGAATGTCTCATCAGccaagaaacagcaaagagaCTTGACGCTTTCTGTTGGGAGTGTCGTCAGGAGGGCATAGAACAAGACTATATTTCATGA